A DNA window from Schistocerca gregaria isolate iqSchGreg1 chromosome 2, iqSchGreg1.2, whole genome shotgun sequence contains the following coding sequences:
- the LOC126334801 gene encoding cuticle protein 19.8-like → MAYKVIIFAAVVAVARAIYLDAPAVYAPYAARAYAAPAYAAAPAVVAAPAVRAAPVAVAAPAVRAAAVPVAAAAPAAVAAAEYDPHPQYSYGYSVSDALTGDSKTHQESRDGDVVQGSYSLVEPDGSVRTVDYTADPVNGFNAVVHKEGGVHPPVAAPAPVAVAAPAVARAAIAAPAVAAAPVVRTAIAAPAVAAAPVVRTAVAAPAIAAAPIARAAIAAPAYASYAAAPFARAAYGAPLYPYARTVIA, encoded by the coding sequence GTGATCATCTTCGCGGCGGTTGTGGCTGTGGCCCGCGCCATCTACCTGGACGCTCCCGCGGTGTACGCCCCGTACGCCGCCCGCGCTTACGCCGCCCCCGCttacgccgccgcccccgccgtcgtcgccgcccccgccgtccGCGCTGCGCCTGTggccgtcgccgcccccgccgtgAGGGCCGCCGCAGTGCCGgtagccgccgccgcccccgcagccgtgGCCGCCGCCGAGTACGACCCGCACCCACAGTACAGCTACGGCTACAGCGTGTCCGACGCGCTGACCGGCGACTCCAAGACCCACCAGGAGAGCCGCGACGGAGACGTCGTCCAGGGCAGCTACAGCCTGGTCGAGCCCGACGGCTCCGTGCGCACCGTCGACTACACCGCTGACCCCGTCAACGGCTTCAACGCCGTCGTGCACAAGGAGGGCGGAGTCCATCCGCCTGTCGCCGCCCCCGCTCCTGTGGCCGTGGCCGCCCCCGCTGTAGCCAGGGCTGCCATCGCCGCCCCCGCTGTGGCCGCCGCCCCTGTAGTTAGAACAGCGATCGCCGCCCCTGCTGTGGCCGCCGCCCCTGTGGTGAGGAccgccgtcgccgcccccgccatcgcagCCGCCCCCATCGCCAGGGCAGCCATCGCAGCACCCGCCTACGCCAGCTATGCCGCCGCTCCCTTCGCCAGGGCTGCTTACGGTGCCCCTCTCTACCCGTACGCCAGGACTGTCATTGCGTGA